One stretch of Eggerthella lenta DSM 2243 DNA includes these proteins:
- a CDS encoding DUF2975 domain-containing protein: MPDTDVETTERLLVKTRKICRLIGLAMIVVFVFLCIWWLASSGVMVCSLFDPGFSDNPVNGFTLVNYVLCGIAMAAICITLIKIFSDTSKGHSPFTMLQVKRLRLIAISLLAYGVLEFVMTCSAAFMNQGWAGSSAGSVSPTLNFFPLVAAAVVFAFSFVFKYGILLQKLSDETL, translated from the coding sequence ATGCCTGACACGGATGTGGAAACAACGGAACGTTTACTTGTTAAAACTCGCAAGATATGTCGTCTTATCGGTCTCGCCATGATTGTCGTCTTTGTCTTCCTTTGCATTTGGTGGCTGGCATCAAGTGGGGTAATGGTTTGTTCTTTGTTCGATCCCGGTTTCTCAGATAACCCTGTTAATGGGTTTACGTTAGTTAACTATGTGTTGTGTGGTATCGCTATGGCTGCGATATGCATCACTCTTATTAAAATATTCTCCGATACTTCAAAAGGCCATTCTCCCTTTACTATGCTGCAAGTTAAAAGGCTTAGGCTGATTGCGATCTCGTTGCTGGCCTATGGCGTTCTTGAGTTTGTAATGACGTGCAGTGCGGCTTTTATGAATCAAGGATGGGCGGGTTCTTCTGCGGGTAGCGTCTCTCCAACTCTGAACTTCTTTCCTTTAGTGGCAGCGGCGGTTGTCTTCGCCTTCTCCTTTGTGTTCAAATACGGCATACTTCTGCAAAAGCTTTCGGACGAAACCTTGTAG
- a CDS encoding Veg family protein — MDLAKQAKIVDSIHDTLHDFVGQRLKVRANMGRSKIVESEGVLMQVHPQLFILEVDRKRGRTSRQSYQYVDVLTGMVELSQNGEPLFEPFVPESADGAPAADLMDEQEEEKVLS; from the coding sequence ATGGATTTAGCGAAACAAGCCAAAATCGTCGACTCCATTCATGATACGTTACACGACTTCGTAGGTCAACGCCTGAAAGTTCGGGCCAATATGGGTCGGTCGAAAATCGTCGAGAGCGAAGGCGTTCTCATGCAGGTGCACCCGCAGCTGTTCATCCTCGAGGTGGATCGCAAGCGCGGCCGCACCTCCCGCCAGTCCTACCAGTACGTCGACGTGCTGACGGGCATGGTGGAGCTGTCCCAGAACGGCGAGCCGCTGTTCGAGCCCTTCGTGCCCGAGTCGGCCGACGGTGCGCCCGCCGCGGATCTTATGGACGAGCAGGAAGAGGAGAAGGTCCTGTCCTAA
- a CDS encoding helix-turn-helix transcriptional regulator: MAQDRAKEGVRLPYVLRHFDVSYLGICAPHVWIYCVAHRAGLDFGGVVIGIPLYIALSAFMLAVMLLAWKGKAQRVAPKLDWPLAALQAAATLLLVVPLPLTGAASATAAAVAAGIGVAWLYLQWAPFYAKLDVREAIACIFCAMAVGSALKVPIDLLPPVPAAVVLMALPFASAALARRAQRKQPPTEREPRMFYDQNPMSIPWKILFGVAAYSLIIGVIQGMPIQADYTPFWMMTSAHHGAEIAVALCVLWWVFAKGGLLRFSSLWRAILLFTATGLFFLPVIGSAWAGWALVLISIAQTLVVMLFWTMLADVAHHSRTSPYVIFGSGWIAYSLPFALGELAGKAEGLHGAGSAVLLALAYLLTIAAVFALNEANFSQRRIFADLEGPAPERSMFASIDEGCERLGSQRGLTAREVEVLQLLCKGRSKSYIAESLFISENTVRSHSKHIYAKLDVHSKQEILDLIAQG, from the coding sequence GTGGCGCAAGATCGGGCAAAGGAAGGCGTGCGTTTGCCGTACGTGCTGCGGCATTTCGACGTGTCGTACCTGGGCATCTGCGCACCGCATGTTTGGATATACTGCGTGGCGCACCGCGCGGGGCTCGACTTCGGCGGCGTGGTCATCGGCATCCCGCTGTACATCGCGCTGTCGGCGTTCATGCTGGCGGTGATGCTGCTGGCCTGGAAGGGCAAGGCGCAGCGCGTGGCGCCCAAGCTGGATTGGCCGCTGGCCGCGTTGCAGGCGGCTGCGACCCTGCTGCTGGTGGTGCCGTTGCCCCTGACGGGGGCCGCCAGCGCCACGGCGGCCGCGGTGGCGGCGGGCATCGGCGTGGCATGGCTGTACCTGCAATGGGCGCCGTTCTACGCGAAGCTCGACGTTCGCGAGGCCATCGCGTGCATCTTCTGCGCCATGGCCGTAGGCTCCGCGCTCAAGGTGCCCATCGACCTGCTGCCGCCCGTTCCGGCGGCCGTCGTGCTCATGGCGCTGCCGTTCGCCTCGGCCGCGCTGGCGCGCCGCGCGCAACGCAAGCAGCCGCCGACGGAGCGCGAGCCGCGGATGTTCTACGACCAGAACCCCATGTCCATCCCGTGGAAGATCCTGTTCGGCGTAGCTGCGTACAGCCTGATCATCGGCGTGATCCAGGGCATGCCCATCCAAGCCGACTACACCCCGTTCTGGATGATGACGTCCGCGCACCACGGGGCCGAGATCGCGGTGGCTCTGTGCGTGCTGTGGTGGGTGTTCGCGAAGGGCGGCCTGCTGCGCTTTTCCAGCCTGTGGCGCGCGATCCTGCTGTTCACGGCCACGGGGCTGTTCTTCCTGCCCGTCATCGGCTCGGCGTGGGCGGGCTGGGCGCTCGTGCTCATCTCCATCGCGCAGACGCTCGTGGTCATGCTGTTCTGGACGATGCTGGCCGACGTGGCGCATCATTCGCGCACGTCGCCTTACGTCATCTTCGGCTCGGGCTGGATCGCCTACTCGCTGCCGTTCGCGTTGGGCGAGCTGGCGGGCAAAGCGGAAGGGCTGCACGGCGCGGGATCCGCGGTGCTGTTGGCGTTGGCCTACCTGCTGACCATCGCCGCGGTGTTCGCGCTCAACGAGGCGAACTTCTCGCAGCGCCGCATCTTCGCCGATTTGGAAGGCCCCGCGCCCGAACGCTCCATGTTCGCGAGCATCGACGAGGGCTGCGAGCGCTTGGGGTCCCAGCGGGGCCTCACCGCGCGCGAAGTGGAGGTGCTGCAGCTGTTGTGCAAGGGCCGCTCGAAAAGCTATATTGCAGAAAGCCTGTTCATCAGCGAGAACACCGTGCGGTCCCACTCGAAGCACATCTACGCGAAGCTCGACGTCCATTCGAAGCAGGAGATCTTGGACCTGATCGCGCAGGGCTAG
- a CDS encoding C39 family peptidase yields the protein MRKTRNAVRALLAALAALIVVFVALVAASQPSGRAEEPSEVLEASEDYMVTAADMQLPELPTGCEATAIATLLRLNGVDASKTDIADVMPKSDTDFVHSFLGDPYSKNGGCCMSLCAVETMRKFLVGCSLIGYETEGYDLADLPTPCVVWVTIDLAEPQGPLKTQGAYSMFYPSHCLTVLGVDDDTVRTIDPLKGYEEYPRDKFEHVYSVLGKQAVYIGKE from the coding sequence ATGCGCAAGACGAGAAACGCCGTTCGCGCCCTTCTCGCGGCCCTTGCGGCCTTGATCGTGGTGTTCGTCGCACTCGTGGCCGCATCGCAGCCAAGCGGGCGCGCAGAAGAGCCGAGCGAAGTGCTGGAAGCCAGCGAAGACTACATGGTCACCGCAGCCGATATGCAGCTTCCGGAGCTTCCGACCGGCTGCGAGGCGACGGCCATAGCGACCCTGCTGCGGCTCAACGGCGTTGACGCGTCGAAAACCGACATTGCCGACGTGATGCCAAAGAGCGATACGGACTTTGTGCATTCGTTTTTGGGCGACCCCTACAGCAAGAACGGCGGCTGCTGCATGTCGTTGTGCGCAGTCGAGACGATGCGGAAATTCCTAGTCGGCTGCAGCCTGATCGGCTACGAGACGGAAGGCTACGATCTCGCCGACCTGCCGACGCCGTGCGTCGTGTGGGTAACCATCGACCTGGCAGAGCCGCAGGGGCCGCTCAAGACGCAAGGGGCTTACTCGATGTTCTATCCCTCGCACTGCTTGACCGTGCTCGGCGTCGATGACGACACGGTGCGCACCATCGACCCTCTTAAAGGATACGAGGAGTACCCCCGCGACAAGTTCGAGCACGTTTACAGCGTGCTCGGTAAGCAAGCCGTTTATATCGGGAAGGAATAG
- a CDS encoding CHAP domain-containing protein translates to MANSAADVIRIAAAEVGYSRWSDPEQGTKYGRWYAEKTGSGYYGTNGVPYCAMFVSWVMAQAGARCEGIPGAYCPWILNAGRKAGKLVSAANAKPGDVVLFDWEGDGTSDHVGFVERNSGVLHTIEGNTNNGAVARRTRSYGTVCGVIRPDYDGTTASAPENGVGALEVDGVWGPATTRAVQAALGTTQDGIVSDQYAGYRAGNPGLSSASWEWHSRTSLGSDMVRALQRKIGATVDGVAGPKTFRALQTCLGTTQDGRISNPSTCVKALQQRLNAGTF, encoded by the coding sequence ATGGCGAATAGCGCGGCCGACGTTATCAGGATCGCTGCTGCGGAAGTCGGCTACTCGCGGTGGAGCGACCCCGAGCAGGGCACGAAGTACGGACGCTGGTACGCCGAGAAGACCGGCAGCGGCTACTACGGCACCAACGGGGTGCCGTATTGCGCCATGTTCGTGAGCTGGGTCATGGCGCAGGCCGGCGCGAGGTGCGAGGGCATCCCCGGTGCTTACTGCCCGTGGATTCTCAACGCCGGTAGGAAGGCGGGGAAGCTCGTATCGGCCGCGAACGCGAAGCCGGGCGACGTGGTGCTGTTCGACTGGGAAGGCGACGGCACAAGCGATCACGTGGGCTTCGTGGAGCGCAACAGCGGCGTGCTCCACACCATCGAGGGCAACACCAACAACGGCGCGGTGGCGCGCCGCACGCGCTCGTACGGAACCGTGTGCGGCGTCATCCGCCCGGACTACGATGGCACGACCGCGAGCGCCCCAGAGAACGGCGTCGGTGCGCTTGAAGTCGATGGCGTGTGGGGTCCCGCCACGACGCGGGCCGTGCAAGCTGCGCTCGGCACCACGCAAGACGGCATCGTGAGCGACCAGTACGCCGGATACCGCGCGGGCAACCCCGGATTGAGTTCCGCGTCGTGGGAATGGCACAGCCGCACGTCCCTTGGCAGCGACATGGTGCGCGCGCTGCAACGCAAGATCGGCGCAACGGTCGATGGTGTCGCAGGCCCTAAGACGTTCCGCGCCCTGCAAACCTGCCTCGGAACCACGCAGGATGGGCGTATCAGCAACCCAAGCACGTGCGTTAAAGCCCTGCAGCAACGTCTGAATGCGGGCACGTTTTAG
- a CDS encoding RNA-directed DNA polymerase, with protein sequence MNSDERRAARRARREAERARRKAERNAGCDLEAVADLNALYKAAKQAARGVAWKASVQRYQADVLRNVMKARRDLLEGRDVCRGFIRFDLWERGKLRHISAVRFSERVIQKSLTQNALVPAIAPTLTYDNSANLKGKGTDFAIARMKKQLARFYRKHGADGYILLVDFSDYFARISHGPAKAIVAGALEDRRLVALEHRFIDAQGDIGLGLGSEPNQILAVAFPSYIDHFAAEMCGLEATGRYMDDSYYIHESKAYLEVVLMLIEQKCDQCGISINRKKTRIVKLSRGFTFLKKKISFGENGRIVVRPSRESITRERRKLKKQRKLVDLGMMTPEQVERSYQSWRGGMKKLDAHRTVLSMDALYKDLFSNPENASRGGVSLK encoded by the coding sequence ATGAATTCGGATGAGCGCAGGGCGGCGCGCAGGGCGCGCAGGGAGGCAGAGCGGGCGCGCAGGAAGGCCGAGCGCAACGCGGGATGCGACCTTGAGGCCGTCGCCGACTTGAACGCGCTTTACAAGGCGGCGAAGCAGGCCGCGCGCGGCGTCGCATGGAAGGCGAGCGTGCAGAGGTACCAGGCCGACGTGCTGCGCAACGTCATGAAGGCACGCCGCGACTTGTTGGAAGGCCGCGACGTTTGCCGTGGGTTCATCCGCTTCGATCTATGGGAGCGCGGAAAGCTGCGCCACATAAGCGCCGTACGCTTCTCCGAGCGCGTCATACAGAAGAGCCTAACGCAGAACGCGCTCGTCCCGGCCATAGCGCCGACGCTTACCTATGACAACTCGGCGAACCTCAAGGGCAAGGGAACCGATTTCGCCATAGCCAGGATGAAGAAGCAGCTCGCGCGCTTCTACAGAAAGCACGGGGCCGATGGCTACATCCTGCTCGTTGACTTCTCCGACTACTTCGCGCGGATATCGCACGGCCCAGCGAAGGCCATAGTGGCCGGCGCGCTCGAAGACAGGCGGCTCGTCGCGCTTGAGCACCGCTTCATAGACGCGCAGGGCGATATCGGGCTGGGACTTGGAAGCGAACCGAACCAGATACTCGCCGTGGCGTTCCCATCCTACATCGACCACTTCGCGGCGGAAATGTGCGGGCTTGAGGCCACGGGGCGCTACATGGACGATAGCTATTACATCCACGAGAGCAAGGCGTACCTCGAAGTGGTGCTCATGCTCATAGAGCAGAAGTGCGACCAATGCGGGATATCGATCAACCGCAAGAAGACGCGCATAGTGAAACTGTCGCGCGGCTTCACGTTCCTCAAGAAGAAAATCTCGTTCGGAGAGAACGGGCGCATCGTCGTAAGGCCGTCGCGCGAATCGATCACGCGCGAAAGGCGGAAGCTGAAAAAGCAACGCAAGCTCGTCGATCTCGGGATGATGACGCCCGAGCAGGTAGAGAGGTCCTACCAATCGTGGAGGGGCGGCATGAAGAAGCTGGACGCGCACCGCACGGTGCTGTCCATGGATGCGCTGTACAAGGATTTATTCTCGAACCCCGAAAATGCCTCGCGGGGGGGGGTGTCATTGAAATAG
- a CDS encoding ribosomal RNA small subunit methyltransferase A, translating to MTKLSPLASVSETRAVLEAHGLSTKYSLGQNFLINDAILQKIVALADLVPDDYVLEVGPGIGTLTVALLKSVGRVLSVERDPDLPAVLAETLSPWADRFALLNKDALDLCSADFQSAEPLDAAASRGARSRGEAQGSRTEVRSAFALPTISGTTETLADVAGPMRLLPNKLVANLPYAVAATVVLDYFERFASLESATVMVQKEVADRMAASPGTKNYGAYTVKLRLYAEPAGRFAVGPGNFFPPPRVESAVLRLNRRPVFDDQGVPLDADAIAAACTMAEAAFATRRKTLSNSCKTYFAGRGPQGAAVIARLPQLFERAGIDPRLRGETLDLPEFVRLGCAFQQIA from the coding sequence ATGACGAAGCTGTCGCCGCTGGCCAGCGTGTCCGAGACGCGTGCCGTCCTGGAAGCGCACGGGCTTTCGACCAAGTACTCGCTCGGCCAGAACTTCCTCATCAACGACGCCATCTTGCAGAAAATCGTCGCCCTGGCCGATCTTGTGCCCGACGATTACGTGCTGGAGGTGGGGCCGGGCATCGGCACGCTCACCGTCGCGCTGCTGAAGAGCGTCGGACGCGTGCTGTCGGTGGAGCGCGACCCCGACCTGCCCGCCGTGCTGGCCGAGACGCTGTCCCCCTGGGCCGACCGATTCGCCCTGCTCAACAAAGACGCGCTTGATTTATGTTCCGCTGATTTCCAATCAGCGGAACCACTCGACGCTGCGGCTTCCCGTGGTGCCCGATCTCGCGGCGAGGCCCAAGGCTCGCGTACCGAAGTACGCAGCGCCTTCGCCCTCCCCACGATCTCGGGCACCACGGAAACCCTCGCTGACGTAGCTGGACCCATGAGGCTTTTACCCAACAAGCTGGTGGCGAACCTGCCCTACGCCGTGGCCGCCACCGTGGTGCTCGACTACTTCGAGCGGTTCGCGTCGCTGGAAAGCGCCACCGTCATGGTGCAGAAGGAAGTGGCCGACCGCATGGCCGCCAGCCCGGGCACGAAGAACTACGGCGCCTACACGGTGAAGCTGCGCCTGTACGCCGAGCCGGCCGGGCGCTTCGCCGTAGGGCCGGGCAACTTCTTCCCGCCGCCGCGGGTGGAGAGCGCCGTGCTGCGCCTGAACCGCCGCCCGGTCTTCGACGACCAAGGCGTGCCGCTCGATGCCGATGCGATCGCCGCCGCCTGCACCATGGCCGAGGCCGCGTTCGCCACGCGCCGCAAAACGCTGTCGAACTCCTGCAAAACCTACTTCGCCGGACGAGGCCCGCAAGGGGCCGCCGTCATCGCCCGGCTCCCGCAGTTGTTCGAGCGCGCCGGCATCGATCCCCGCCTCCGCGGCGAGACCCTCGACCTCCCCGAGTTCGTCCGCCTCGGCTGCGCCTTCCAGCAGATCGCTTGA
- a CDS encoding FAD:protein FMN transferase produces MEYRDAYDPIPLEDVHETHGPNDAGMMTHQFYAFNTIITLQAYADAAQCAPAFDAARGASRAFERRLSRTLPHSDISRLNAAAGKRVAVHDDTAELLRAAIGYCADSEGLFDVTVGSAVRLWNFHEGTVPERADVERALTHVDWRALRVSEAGEPGGSWAQLADPQAAVDVGGIAKGWIADRLSAVLAEHGLDSFVVNLGGNVMAHGQKPDGSPWRVGLQDPRDKGSIVGAVTVRDASAVTSGVYERCFERDGVFYHHILDPKTGFPVETDAAGATVVARRSIDAEGYSTTLLALGIERGLAFARERDAILGAYFVDRDGKVAGIA; encoded by the coding sequence ATGGAATATCGCGACGCATACGACCCCATCCCGCTGGAAGACGTGCACGAAACGCACGGGCCCAACGACGCGGGCATGATGACGCACCAGTTCTACGCGTTCAACACGATCATCACCCTGCAAGCCTACGCCGATGCCGCGCAGTGCGCCCCCGCGTTCGACGCGGCCCGCGGCGCGAGTCGCGCGTTCGAGCGGCGGCTTTCGCGCACGCTGCCGCACTCCGACATCTCGCGGCTGAACGCGGCTGCAGGCAAGCGCGTGGCCGTCCACGACGACACGGCCGAGCTGCTGCGCGCGGCCATCGGGTACTGCGCCGACAGCGAGGGCCTGTTCGACGTCACCGTGGGCTCGGCGGTGCGGCTGTGGAACTTCCACGAGGGCACGGTGCCCGAGCGCGCCGACGTGGAGCGCGCGCTGACGCACGTGGATTGGCGCGCGCTGCGCGTAAGCGAGGCCGGAGAGCCCGGCGGGTCCTGGGCGCAGCTGGCCGACCCGCAGGCGGCCGTGGATGTAGGCGGCATCGCGAAGGGATGGATCGCCGACCGGCTTTCCGCGGTGCTAGCCGAGCACGGGCTGGACTCGTTCGTGGTGAACCTGGGCGGCAACGTGATGGCGCACGGGCAGAAGCCAGACGGCAGCCCATGGCGCGTAGGCTTGCAGGATCCGCGCGACAAGGGCTCCATCGTGGGCGCCGTGACCGTGCGCGACGCCTCGGCCGTGACCAGCGGCGTGTACGAGCGCTGCTTCGAGCGAGATGGCGTGTTCTACCACCACATCCTCGACCCGAAGACGGGCTTCCCCGTCGAGACGGATGCCGCGGGAGCCACCGTGGTGGCGCGCCGTTCGATCGATGCGGAGGGCTACTCGACCACCCTGCTGGCATTGGGGATCGAACGCGGCCTGGCGTTCGCCCGCGAGCGCGATGCGATCCTGGGCGCGTATTTCGTGGACCGGGACGGCAAGGTGGCAGGGATCGCCTAG
- a CDS encoding flavocytochrome c — MIQNPNEIAARQRMEEAMSRIEANVRTRLQMNRRQFVCGSAATMALAMLGLAGCSPKADANGGVGSQAYKAGTYEASAEGRNGAVNVKVTFTDDAIDAIDVEHEESRNIGDAAIDILKDKYLQSQSLNFDTVTGASLSSMAFATAVAECVDQAGGDVKALKKADTGIEPAAAIDEDCDVCVVGSGGAAFAAAVTAAEAGKTVVMLEKMDIYGGNTNAGEGTLNAPDPERQEPLGIEDSPDLFYQQTFEGGDELGDPALVRILADNALDAVHWMEDHGLVYEKEPFTAIGGLWQRGHAVEVEKKGEQGGSYYVSCLKDSADKTGKVTLYTDAKVEQLVEEGGKVTGVAGTRPSSGASIAVRAKSVVLATGGYSRNAELAMEYDKRVTKDMPSSNVCSSTGDGLGLGEGVGAGLRNMELVQIHPLGDPQNGGVATFVGNWLGVEDYVMVNDEGKRFIREDERRDTIADAILEQPNDEMWLLVDSTDIAADRADQIAELVEKGHSFKADDIEDLANQIGVPADALAETVEGYNACVKAGVDTQIAPGKELLGTELSDPAYYASKRIPTIHYTMGGLCITTDAQVCTEAGEPIPNLFACGEVTGGVQGGNRLGGNSFTDLIVFGRIAGASAVANA, encoded by the coding sequence ATGATCCAGAACCCGAACGAAATCGCCGCCCGCCAGCGTATGGAAGAAGCCATGAGTCGCATCGAGGCGAACGTGCGCACGCGCCTGCAGATGAACCGCCGCCAGTTCGTCTGCGGCAGCGCCGCAACCATGGCGTTGGCCATGCTCGGCCTGGCCGGCTGCTCGCCGAAGGCCGACGCGAACGGCGGCGTGGGCTCGCAGGCGTACAAAGCCGGCACCTACGAGGCCAGCGCCGAGGGCCGCAACGGCGCCGTCAACGTGAAGGTCACGTTCACCGACGACGCTATCGACGCCATCGATGTCGAGCACGAGGAAAGCCGCAACATCGGCGATGCCGCCATCGATATCCTCAAGGACAAGTATCTCCAGTCGCAAAGCCTCAACTTCGACACCGTCACGGGCGCTTCGCTGTCGTCCATGGCCTTCGCCACGGCCGTGGCCGAGTGCGTCGACCAGGCGGGCGGCGACGTGAAGGCCCTCAAGAAGGCCGACACGGGCATCGAGCCCGCGGCCGCTATCGACGAAGACTGCGACGTGTGCGTCGTGGGCTCCGGCGGCGCGGCGTTCGCGGCGGCCGTCACCGCGGCGGAGGCCGGCAAGACGGTGGTCATGCTGGAGAAGATGGACATCTACGGCGGCAACACGAACGCCGGCGAGGGCACGCTCAACGCGCCCGACCCCGAGCGTCAAGAGCCCCTCGGCATCGAGGATTCGCCTGACCTGTTCTACCAGCAGACGTTCGAAGGCGGCGACGAGTTGGGCGATCCCGCGCTCGTGCGCATCCTGGCCGACAACGCGCTGGACGCCGTGCACTGGATGGAGGACCACGGCCTGGTGTACGAGAAGGAACCGTTCACGGCCATCGGCGGCCTATGGCAGCGCGGTCACGCCGTCGAGGTGGAGAAGAAGGGCGAGCAGGGCGGCAGCTACTACGTGTCGTGCCTGAAGGACAGCGCCGACAAGACCGGCAAGGTCACGCTGTACACCGACGCGAAGGTCGAACAGCTTGTCGAGGAAGGCGGCAAGGTGACGGGCGTCGCCGGAACCCGTCCTTCGAGCGGCGCTTCCATTGCCGTGCGCGCGAAGTCCGTGGTGTTGGCCACGGGTGGCTACTCCCGCAACGCCGAGCTGGCCATGGAGTACGACAAGCGCGTGACGAAGGACATGCCCTCGTCGAATGTGTGCTCGTCTACCGGTGACGGCCTGGGATTGGGCGAAGGCGTGGGCGCGGGTCTGCGCAACATGGAGCTGGTGCAGATCCACCCGCTGGGCGACCCGCAGAACGGCGGCGTGGCCACGTTCGTGGGCAACTGGCTGGGCGTCGAGGACTACGTGATGGTCAACGACGAGGGCAAGCGATTCATCCGCGAGGACGAGCGCCGCGACACCATCGCCGACGCCATCCTCGAACAGCCCAACGACGAGATGTGGCTGCTCGTGGACTCCACCGACATCGCGGCCGACCGCGCCGACCAGATCGCCGAGCTGGTGGAGAAGGGCCATAGCTTCAAGGCCGACGACATCGAAGATCTGGCGAACCAGATCGGCGTCCCGGCTGATGCGCTGGCCGAGACGGTGGAGGGCTACAACGCCTGCGTGAAGGCCGGCGTCGACACGCAGATCGCCCCAGGCAAGGAGCTGCTGGGCACCGAGCTGTCCGATCCCGCGTATTACGCCTCCAAGCGCATCCCCACCATCCACTACACTATGGGCGGCTTGTGCATCACTACCGACGCGCAGGTGTGCACCGAGGCGGGCGAACCCATCCCCAACCTGTTCGCGTGCGGCGAAGTCACCGGCGGCGTCCAGGGCGGCAACCGTCTGGGCGGCAACTCGTTCACCGACCTCATCGTGTTCGGCCGCATCGCCGGAGCCTCGGCGGTGGCGAACGCCTAA
- a CDS encoding helix-turn-helix domain-containing protein produces MPIVLHLDEIMADRHISLNELADKVGITNVNLSRIKTGKIRAVRFSTLDMLCEVLKCQPGDILKHVSADEANAMFIDENAEL; encoded by the coding sequence ATGCCTATCGTTCTTCATCTTGACGAGATCATGGCGGATCGGCATATCTCGCTGAACGAGCTTGCTGACAAGGTGGGAATCACCAACGTCAATCTCTCGCGCATCAAGACAGGCAAAATCAGGGCCGTCCGTTTCAGCACGCTCGACATGCTGTGCGAGGTGCTCAAATGTCAGCCGGGAGATATCCTCAAACACGTCTCCGCCGACGAGGCGAATGCCATGTTCATCGACGAGAATGCCGAGCTGTAA
- a CDS encoding radical SAM/SPASM domain-containing protein, whose translation MRFTEEVVLFDFAGIPMVGCLDTGYAIGLTEQGAAVCARMLEEDVPEDDVTAVDPALLEHLARGGFFQRVVAEPRVLSAYLHVTQRCNLACAGCYSLDEHRNRLADAPLADMKRAVEGLAAAGLSQLIISGGEPFLREDLPDIVEHAKRACGIASVTVLSNGTRMTEEALEQLAPNVDCVSVSFDGCSAGAPAYIRSEQRFDELVEAVRMVQRAGISAHIIPTVHAKNVGDLASYVQLSRDLGASLNFSLLTCEPDDEVLGGLLPGADELRMLGRALLTLDNGKPLPAMDAPVGVNLTVKRNCGAGCKSLSVDADGTIYPCHMLHRPELAMGNAFTDAVLDALQTDVSRTFQTLDAEKFEDCGTCRYLRICGGGCRARSLFESGNLESKDSYCLMTQEFYDVLGKAMSESLQQRR comes from the coding sequence ATGAGGTTTACCGAAGAGGTAGTTCTGTTCGACTTCGCGGGAATCCCGATGGTGGGCTGCCTCGATACCGGATATGCGATCGGTTTGACCGAGCAGGGCGCTGCGGTTTGCGCGCGCATGCTCGAGGAGGATGTTCCCGAGGACGATGTGACCGCGGTGGATCCGGCGTTGCTGGAACATCTTGCGCGCGGCGGCTTCTTCCAGCGGGTCGTTGCCGAGCCGCGCGTGCTTTCGGCGTACCTGCACGTCACACAGCGCTGCAACCTCGCATGTGCGGGCTGCTACTCGCTGGACGAGCATCGCAACCGTCTGGCCGACGCGCCTTTGGCCGACATGAAGCGCGCGGTGGAAGGGCTTGCCGCCGCCGGATTGTCGCAGCTGATCATCTCGGGCGGCGAGCCGTTCTTGCGCGAGGACCTTCCCGACATCGTGGAGCACGCGAAGCGCGCCTGCGGCATCGCGTCGGTCACCGTGCTGTCGAACGGCACGCGCATGACCGAGGAAGCGCTTGAGCAGCTTGCGCCGAACGTCGATTGCGTGTCGGTGTCGTTCGACGGCTGCTCGGCTGGCGCGCCGGCGTACATCAGGAGCGAGCAGCGCTTCGACGAGCTGGTGGAAGCCGTGCGCATGGTGCAGCGTGCGGGGATTTCGGCGCACATCATTCCCACGGTGCATGCGAAGAACGTGGGCGACCTGGCCTCGTACGTGCAGCTGTCGCGCGATTTGGGCGCGTCGCTGAACTTCAGCCTGCTTACCTGCGAACCGGATGACGAGGTGTTGGGAGGTCTGCTGCCCGGCGCGGACGAGCTGCGCATGCTGGGCCGCGCGCTGCTGACGCTTGACAACGGCAAGCCCCTTCCCGCGATGGACGCGCCCGTAGGCGTGAACCTCACGGTGAAACGCAACTGCGGCGCCGGCTGCAAGTCGCTCAGCGTGGACGCCGACGGCACCATCTACCCGTGCCACATGCTGCATCGCCCGGAGCTTGCCATGGGCAACGCGTTCACGGACGCCGTGCTCGATGCGCTGCAGACGGATGTGTCTCGCACGTTCCAAACGCTCGACGCCGAAAAGTTCGAGGACTGCGGAACGTGTCGGTATCTGCGAATCTGCGGGGGAGGCTGCCGAGCCCGCTCGCTGTTCGAATCGGGCAATTTGGAGTCGAAGGACTCCTACTGCCTGATGACCCAGGAATTCTACGACGTCCTGGGAAAAGCCATGTCAGAATCACTACAACAAAGGAGGTGA
- a CDS encoding DUF6273 domain-containing protein, with protein MRYNGRALCLASRINWWLRSVSGLSSSNVCYVNSNGNANYNTPANTWVRPLP; from the coding sequence GTGCGCTATAATGGTCGCGCGTTATGCCTTGCATCGCGGATCAATTGGTGGCTTCGCTCTGTGTCCGGGCTTTCCTCGTCCAACGTGTGCTACGTCAACAGTAACGGGAATGCCAACTACAATACCCCGGCGAACACCTGGGTCCGGCCCCTGCCCTGA